In a single window of the Raphanus sativus cultivar WK10039 chromosome 9, ASM80110v3, whole genome shotgun sequence genome:
- the LOC108827077 gene encoding uncharacterized protein LOC108827077 codes for MGKERSSNTNTLASQPKPAVILPKTVEQANPTYLESGYFHDLLFLANQASADFYRQVVVAPEESLTGRVEKHAWKQREAGGKQRDAIAIYICQFEVKDIWDEMQGNSEKLVVNSEMQLLYIYVNLK; via the exons ATGGGGAAAGAAAGGAGCAGTAACACTAACACTCTAGCTTCACAGCCAAAACCCGCGGTAATCTTGCCAAAGACGGTGGAACAAGCGAATCCAACCTACCTGGAGAG TGGATACTTCCACGATTTACTGTTTCTGGCTAACCAAGCATCAGCCGACTTTTACCGGCAAGTGGTGGTGGCGCCAGAGGAGTCTTTGACGGGAAGAGTTGAAAAACATGCAT GGAAACAGCGAGAAGCTGGTGGTAAACAGCGAGATGCAattgctatatatatatgtcaatttgAAGTAAAAGATATTTGGGATGAAATGCAGGGAAACAGCGAGAAGCTGGTGGTAAACAGCGAGATGCAattgctatatatatatgtcaatttgAAGTAA
- the LOC108828129 gene encoding COP1-interactive protein 1, whose product MRKHSIRESLKSFFEPHLHPDNAELLKGTKTEIDEKVNKILGIVESGDIEEDESKRAVVAELVKEFYRDYESLYNQYDDLTGEIRRKVHGKGENDSSSSSSGSDSDSDKKSKRNGRADNDMMESLKKQNEAANLEIADLKKKLEATVEENEAEHQETLKKLKESEDIIGDLRLETDKLATKNKELNQKLEAAGEKETDLNQKLDDVNKERDGLEAEVEREKQEKAALLNQLNDVQNALLEQEAAYNTLSQEHRQVNGLFQEREATIKKLTEDYRQAREMLEEYMSKLEETERRMQETGKDVTSREVEIEELQETVESLRNRVEMKGEEVENLMEKMNNIEVKLRLSNQKLRVTEQVLREKEEEVRSIEAKHLEKQALLEERILMTHETYRGLINEMSERVNSTLLDRFQSLSEKIEEKHLSFEEIVVEATRMILKAKECVVEMKNEKEEMEKGKEEMEKKLEGQVREKEGLKESLLGLGEEKREAIRQLCVWTEHHRDRCEYLEEVLSKMVVARGQRQPQR is encoded by the exons ATGAGAAAGCATAGCATCAGAGAATCCTTGAAATCTTTCTTTGAGCCTCATCTTCATCCTGATAATGCTGAATTGCTCAAAGGAACCAAAACTG AAATAGATGAAAAAGTGAATAAAATCTTGGGAATCGTTGAGAGTGGTGACATTGAGGAAGATGAATCCAAAAGAGCAGTGGTTGCAGAGTTGGTGAAAGAATTCTACAGAGACTATGAGTCCTTGTATAACCAATACGATGATCTCACGGGTGAGATCAGGAGAAAAGTTCATGGGAAAGGAGAGAACGatagctcttcttcttcttcaggctCAGACTCTGACTCAGATAAGAAGAGCAAGAGAAACGGGCGTGCTGACAATGACATGATGGAGTCTTTAAAGAAACAGAACGAAGCTGCTAATCTCGAAATCGCTGATCTGAAAAAGAAGTTAGAAGCAACCGTTGAAGAGAATGAAGCAGAACACCAAGAAACCTTGAAGAAGCTTAAGGAATCAGAAGACATCATTGGAGACTTGAGACTTGAAACTGACAAGTTAGCCACCAAAAACAAAGAGCTAAACCAGAAACTTGAAGCTGCTGGCGAGAAGGAAACCGATCTGAATCAGAAGCTAGATGATGTGAACAAAGAGAGAGATGGATTGGAAGCAGAGGTCGAGAGAGAGAAGCAAGAGAAAGCTGCGTTGCTGAACCAGCTAAACGACGTGCAGAACGCGTTACTAGAGCAAGAAGCTGCGTACAACACGCTAAGCCAAGAGCACAGACAAGTCAACGGTCTGTTCCAAGAACGCGAAGCAACGATCAAGAAGCTGACGGAAGATTACAGACAAGCTCGGGAGATGCTGGAGGAGTACATGTCGAAGCTGGAGGAGACGGAGAGGAGAATGCAGGAGACGGGCAAAGACGTTACATCGAGGGAAGTTGAGATCGAGGAGCTGCAAGAGACGGTGGAGAGTCTACGAAACCGAGTGGAGATGAAAGGGGAAGAGGTGGAGAATctgatggagaagatgaacaaCATCGAGGTCAAGCTGCGTCTGTCGAATCAGAAGCTGAGAGTGACGGAGCAAGTGTTGagggagaaagaagaagaggtgAGGAGCATCGAAGCTAAGCATCTAGAGAAACAAGCGTTGCTCGAGGAGAGAATCTTGATGACTCATGAAACGTATCGAGGTTTGATCAACGAGATGTCAGAGAGAGTGAACTCGACGCTGCTGGATCGGTTCCAGTCTTTGTCTGAAAAAATTGAGGAGAAGCATTTAAGCTTTGAGGAGATTGTTGTTGAAGCGACAAGGATGATTTTGAAGGCTAAGGAATGTGTGGTGGAGATGAAGAATGAAAAGGAGGAGATGGAGAAGGGTAAagaagagatggagaagaagcttgAAGGTCAAGTAAGAGAGAAGGAAGGATTGAAAGAGTCATTGCTGGGGTTGGGAGAAGAGAAGAGGGAAGCGATAAGGCAGTTATGTGTATGGACCGAACACCATAGAGACCGGTGTGAGTATCTTGAAGAGGTTTTGTCCAAAATGGTTGTGGCAAGAGGACAAAGACAGCCACAGCGATGA
- the LOC108826660 gene encoding uncharacterized protein LOC108826660 → MEQFRQIGEVLGSLNALMVLQDDILINQRQCCLLLDIFSLGFNTVAEEIRNNLKLEEKHTKWRALEQPLRELYRVFKEGETYVRSCMSNKDWWGKVINFHQNKDCLEFHIHNLFCYFPAVIEAIETAGEISGLDPSEMDRRRVVFSRKYDREWNDPKLFQWRFGKQYLVPKDICNRFEHSWREDRWNLVEALQVKRKSKSDEIGKTEKRLADFLLKKLTGLEQFDGKLFPSSILVGSKDYQVRRRLGGGGQYKEIQWLGDSFVLRRFVGDLEPLNAEISSLLSLCHSNILQYLCGFYDEEKKECSLVMELMHKDLKSYMKENCGPRRRYLFSVPVVIDIMLQIARGMEYLHSNEIFHGDLNPMNILLKERSHTEGYFHAKISGFGLNSVKTFTRASSRPTTPAPVIWYAPEVLAEMEQDLKGTTAPRSKFTHKADVYSFAMVCFELITGKVPFEDSHLQGDEMGKNIRRGDRPLFPFPSPKYLVGLIKRCWHSEPSQRPTFSSICRILRYVKKFLVVNPDQGHMQIQNPLVDCWDLEARFLRKCSIESGSHAESVMQIPFQLYSYRVAEKEKMSPNLIKEESSDTGGESASESVSDPPTTTAAPPKYTKSLCLDAISEYSESDTRSLYSEAPKKKISSAVKKSADMAKLRRNSSAGLRSTGSSPAKPRPAPKVTLPLSPFGRNSKAKKDARLPLSPMSPMSPLSHPRRSRHISGPASDSELT, encoded by the exons ATGGAGCAATTCAGGCAAATCGGGGAGGTTCTTGGAAGCTTAAACGCGCTTATGGTATTACAAGACGACATCTTGATCAACCAAAGACAATGCTGTTTGTTATTAGACATTTTCAGCTTGGGTTTCAACACCGTGGCCGAAGAGATCAGAAACAACTTGAAGCTGGAAGAGAAGCATACCAAATGGAGAGCCCTTGAACAGCCTCTGAGAGAGCTCTACAGAGTGTTTAAAGAAGGCGAAACCTATGTTAGAAGCTGCATGTCCAATAAAGATTGGTGGGGCAAAGTAATCAACTTTCATCAGAACAAAGATTGTCTCGAGTTTCACATACACAACTTGTTCTGTTACTTCCCTGCCGTGATCGAGGCGATAGAGACAGCTGGAGAGATCTCTGGCCTCGACCCTTCTGAGATGGACAGAAGGAGAGTTGTCTTCTCGAGGAAGTACGATAGAGAGTGGAATGATCCTAAGCTGTTTCAGTGGAGGTTTGGGAAACAGTATCTGGTTCCCAAGGATATCTGCAACCGGTTTGAGCATTCGTGGAGAGAAGACAGATGGAACCTAGTGGAGGCGTTACAAGTTAAGAGGAAGTCAAAGAGCGATGAGATCGGCAAGACGGAGAAGCGTTTAGCTGACTTTCTGCTGAAGAAACTAACCGGTTTGGAACAGTTTGACGGTAAGCTCTTCCCGAGTTCGATACTTGTTGGCTCTAAAGATTACCAAGTGAGGAGGAGACTCGGCGGTGGTGGTCAGTACAAGGAGATTCAATGGTTAGGTGATTCTTTCGTGCTGAGACGTTTTGTCGGAGATCTTGAGCCGTTGAACGCAGAGATATCTTCTCTGTTGTCGCTTTGTCACTCGAATATACTTCAGTACCTATGTGGATTCTAcgatgaagagaagaaagaatgCTCTCTGGTAATGGAGTTAATGCACAAAGACTTGAAAAGCTACATGAAGGAGAATTGTGGACCTAGAAGAAGATACCTCTTCTCTGTTCCCGTTGTTATCGACATCATGCTCCAGATCGCGAGAGGGATGGAGTATCTTCATTCAAACGAGATATTCCATGGAGACTTGAATCCAATGAACATTCTTTTGAAAGAGAGAAGTCACACCGAAGGTTACTTCCACGCCAAGATATCCGGTTTCGGTTTGAACTCAGTCAAAACTTTTACTAGAGCTTCCTCTAGACCAACCACTCCCGCTCCTGTGATTTGGTACGCACCTGAGGTTCTTGCGGAGATGGAACAAGATCTCAAAGGTACAACAGCTCCGAGATCGAAGTTTACGCATAAAGCTGATGTGTATAGCTTTGCTATGGTGTGTTTTGAGCTTATAACGGGTAAAGTACCGTTTGAAGATAGTCATCTACAAGGAGATGAGATGGGTAAGAACATAAGAAGGGGAGATAGACCTCTCTTCCCATTCCCTTCCCCTAAGTACCTTGTTGGTCTTATCAAACGGTGTTGGCACTCAGAACCAAGCCAGCGTCCCACATTCTCTTCCATTTGCCGGATACTCCGGTACGTGAAGAAGTTCTTAGTTGTGAATCCGGATCAGGGACACATGCAAATCCAAAATCCGCTTGTTGATTGCTGGGACTTGGAAGCAAGATTCTTGAGAAAGTGCTCAATAGAGTCAGGGTCTCACGCGGAGTCCGTGATGCAAATACCGTTCCAGCTTTACTCGTACAGAGTCGcagagaaggagaagatgagtCCAAACTTGATCAAAGAAGAGAGTTCTGACACAGGAGGTGAGTCTGCTTCGGAGAGCGTTTCGGATccaccaacaacaacagcagcaCCGCCGAAGTATACAAAGTCACTGTGCTTAGATGCAATATCTGAGTACTCAGAGTCGGATACAAGATCGCTTTACTCAGAGGCACCTAAGAAAAAGATCTCATCAGCTGTAAAGAAAAGCGCCGACATGGCCAAGCTCAGAAGAAACTCAAGCGCAG GTTTACGGTCAACAGGATCATCGCCAGCAAAGCCAAGACCAGCACCGAAAGTGACACTTCCGTTAAGTCCGTTTGGAAgaaacagcaaagcaaagaagGATGCAAGACTGCCTTTGAGTCCTATGAGTCCTATGAGTCCTTTGAGCCATCCAAGACGTAGTAGACATATCTCTGGTCCTGCTTCCGACTCTGAGCTAACTTAG
- the LOC108827092 gene encoding putative pentatricopeptide repeat-containing protein At1g64310 — MSSQSQLRLIINEFSRKFQTKLNTQKLHSFVSKSQLARDPYFATQLVKYYSLNDDLISARKLFDVFPERSVFLWNSVIRAHAKSPHQLGPALSLFSQMLSSDTKPDSFTYACLARGFSEGSDTEGLRCIHGNAIVSGLGFDLVCGSTLVKAYSKAGFGFEASKLFFSVAEPDVPLWNAMISGYGSWEEGGRNMFNLMLRQGNRPDCYTMVALMTGVIDPGLMFVARSVHGFCLKVGLDSHSYVGSALVSMYSRCKCIASACGVFSSISDPTDLVACSSLINGYSKCGHHKEALCLFNELRMSGKKPDSVLVAIVLGSCSELSNTIYGQEVHGYVIRQGLELDIKVSSALIHMYSKCGVLDSAMTLFAKVPEKSVVSFNSVILGLGLHGFASSAFEKFNEMVEMGLNPDEVTFSALLCTCCHSGLLHEGQEMFMRMKSEFGVEPRTEHHVYIVKLMGMAGKLEEAFEFVMSLRRPIDSGIWGALLSCCEVYEDAQLAEVVAAKIKENEEEERRRRGVYDVMLSNVYARYGKWDEAEMLRDGVSESFGGKLPGISWV; from the coding sequence ATGTCATCGCAGTCGCAACTACGTTTGATAATCAACGAGTTCTCGAGAAAATTTCAAACGAAGTTGAATACCCAGAAGCTGCACAGCTTCGTTAGCAAGTCCCAACTCGCGCGTGATCCCTATTTCGCCACGCAGCTCGTCAAATACTACTCCTTAAACGATGACCTCATCTCCGCACGCAAACTGTTCGACGTATTTCCCGAGAGAAGCGTTTTCCTCTGGAACTCTGTTATTCGAGCTCACGCTAAATCCCCTCATCAACTCGGTCCCGCTCTGTCACTCTTCTCTCAGATGCTGAGCTCCGACACGAAGCCAGATAGCTTCACCTACGCGTGCTTGGCACGTGGCTTCTCAGAGGGTTCTGATACAGAGGGGTTGAGGTGTATCCATGGTAATGCAATTGTGTCTGGTCTTGGTTTTGACCTAGTTTGCGGTAGTACACTTGTTAAAGCTTATTCAAAAGCTGGTTTTGGCTTTGAAGCGAGTAAGTTGTTTTTCTCAGTAGCAGAGCCTGATGTTCCTCTATGGAACGCTATGATCTCTGGATATGGATCTTGGGAAGAAGGAGGAAGAAATATGTTTAACTTGATGTTACGTCAAGGAAACAGACCTGATTGTTATACGATGGTGGCCTTGATGACTGGAGTGATTGATCCTGGTTTAATGTTCGTTGCTCGGTCTGTTCATGGGTTTTGTCTGAAAGTGGGTTTAGACTCTCATTCTTACGTTGGTTCTGCGCTTGTGAGCATGTACTCCAGGTGTAAGTGTATTGCTTCCGCTTGTGGTGTGTTTAGTAGCATCTCTGACCCTACTGATTTAGTTGCGTGTTCTTCTTTGATAAACGGTTACTCGAAATGTGGACATCACAAGGAGGCTTTGTGTCTGTTTAATGAGCTGAGAATGAGCGGTAAGAAGCCAGATTCTGTTCTTGTTGCGATTGTATTAGGGTCTTGTTCTGAGTTATCTAATACGATTTACGGACAAGAAGTGCACGGTTATGTTATTCGACAAGGGCTGGAATTGGATATAAAGGTTAGCTCTGCTCTTATACACATGTACTCAAAATGTGGGGTTCTTGACTCAGCGATGACTCTTTTCGCTAAAGTTCCAGAGAAGAGCGTTGTTTCTTTCAACTCTGTTATTTTGGGTCTCGGCTTGCACGGATTTGCATCCTCTGCTTTTGAAAAGTTCAACGAGATGGTTGAGATGGGATTGAACCCCGACGAGGTCACTTTCTCTGCTCTCCTTTGTACATGTTGCCATTCTGGTCTTTTACACGAAGGTCAAGAGATGTTCATGAGGATGAAGAGCGAGTTTGGTGTTGAGCCGCGGACGGAGCATCATGTTTACATTGTGAAGCTGATGGGAATGGCTGGAAAACTGGAAGAAGCGTTTGAGTTTGTGATGTCACTGCGAAGACCGATTGATTCAGGGATTTGGGGAGCATTATTGTCGTGTTGTGAAGTCTACGAGGATGCTCAGTTGGCAGAAGTTGTAGCGGCTAAGATAAAGGAGAAcgaggaggaagagagaagaagaagaggtgtTTACGACGTTATGCTCTCTAATGTGTATGCAAGATATGGGAAATGGGATGAAGCAGAGATGCTTAGAGATGGAGTTTCAGAAAGCTTTGGAGGTAAATTGCCAGGCATTAGCTGGGTTTAA
- the LOC108825175 gene encoding uncharacterized protein LOC108825175 has translation MLWRLWKNRNELLFRSKDYEAQTTVEKVWEDVKEWNKRDEAKIPVAKPPIIEEPVKRWTAPPPLWTKCNSDGSWNKDTEEGGGAGWILRDHHRSLLWAGAKKLNGLGSALEAEAEALRWAIYSMRGFAYRNVIFETDSLVLKRLITGEEELWPRMRPIIQEIQSLLEGDRGFQVGFYPRSSNKVADRIAKETVTFTSIVHKLYSIRHVG, from the coding sequence ATGCTGTGGAGACTTTGGAAGAATAGAAACGAGCTTCTCTTTAGAAGTAAGGACTATGAAGCTCAAACAACAGTGGAAAAGGTGTGGGAGGATGTGAAAGAATGGAACAAGAGAGATGAGGCAAAGATACCAGTGGCCAAACCACCCATAATAGAGGAACCAGTGAAGAGATGGACCGCACCACCCCCTCTATGGACGAAATGCAATAGCGATGGATCCTGGAATAAGGACACCGAGGAGGGGGGGGGAGCAGGATGGATACTACGAGACCATCACAGATCTCTACTGTGGGCTGGGGCGAAGAAGCTGAATGGATTGGGGTCGGCACTTGAGGCGGAAGCTGAAGCATTGAGATGGGCCATATACTCCATGCGTGGATTTGCATACAGAAATGTGATTTTTGAAACAGATTCACTAGTGCTGAAGAGATTGATTACAGGGGAAGAAGAGTTATGGCCAAGAATGCGACCCATCATCCAAGAAATTCAGTCATTATTGGAGGGAGATAGGGGGTTTCAGGTGGGTTTCTACCCAAGAAGTAGTAATAAGGTTGCCGATAGAATAGCAAAGGAGACTGTTACGTTTACGTCCATTGTCCATAAACTGTATTCTATTAGGCATGTTGGTTAA
- the LOC108826462 gene encoding COP1-interactive protein 1: MEQAKTEVEKKVSRLLKFLQNKNKIPRDSKRELLAIATDLQEHCQSLYSSIDDFQQDLDPTRSGGRSQVQSRIASSEDIVNLVEQGSKLEALKNEAEEKEHALALRVKELERELGEAKAKCDRKGDLEEEIEMKASESKQLGEMNKGLRSQISGLRLVLKETGDEISTLVNKFGKSELGLTSRIEDLKCQLRNLEQEIGFLRERNAELAASSQVKRVEDKERVNGLMDQVSSLKHELESLRNEKVEQVTEREMQGKSVEQETDEERNKLNEEIEHLREENKKLHTRIIELESSQMEREIKNTDENEDKSKKLDAELSHQKKLVKEQDDVINRLSGKIKDQERLVKEQKETIDKFSEDLKQSKRWSLGSSRDTKLNPNTIEKKMEEIADDFRMKMEDHIRILYRRIHVAEQIHLESKNEYIKIRDIVQENKETRESLLFYQTHFKRIKETWENGYAKSTEKLEEAEEHSERVARLAKEIDSAKIWVCEKKSELETLAAKLECGEAQETLLKEKLSKLEKKLAEEGTEKLSLAKVVTKFEARIKELEINVKGREVEVLSLGEEKREAIRQLCVLVDYQRDRYDELKKSVLKVSLKT, encoded by the exons ATGGAGCAAGCAAAAACGG AAGTTGAGAAGAAAGTGTCAAGACTTCTAAAATTcctccaaaacaaaaacaagatccCAAGAGACTCAAAGAGAGAGCTGCTAGCGATTGCTACCGATCTCCAAGAGCATTGTCAATCCCTTTATTCTTCCATTGATGATTTTCAACAAGATCTTGATCCGACAAGAAGCGGTGGCAGAAGTCAAGTGCAATCTCGCATTGCTTCGTCGGAGGATATAGTGAATCTTGTTGAGCAAGGAAGCAAGCTTGAAGCATTGAAGAACGAGGCTGAAGAGAAAGAACATGCACTGGCTTTACGCGTGAAGGAGCTAGAGCGAGAGCTAGGAGAGGCGAAAGCCAAGTGTGATCGCAAGGGAGATTTGGAAGAAGAGATTGAGATGAAAGCTAGCGAAAGTAAGCAGCTAGGAGAGATGAACAAAGGGCTTAGGTCACAGATCTCCGGCCTGAGGCTGGTTTTGAAAGAAACAGGAGATGAGATATCGACACTTGTGAACAAGTTTGGGAAGAGTGAGTTAGGTTTAACGTCGAGGATTGAAGATTTGAAGTGCCAGTTGAGAAACTTGGAGCAGGAGATTGGTTTTCTACGTGAGAGGAACGCGGAGTTGGCTGCCAGTTCTCAAGTTAAGAGAGTTGAGGACAAAGAACGTGTAAACGGATTGATGGATCAGGTAAGTAGTTTGAAACATGAGCTTGAATCATTGCGGAACGAGAAAGTCGAACAAGTTACAGAGAGGGAGATGCAGGGGAAGAGTGTGGAACAAGAAACAGATGAAGAGAGGAATAAGTTGAATGAAGAGATTGAACACCTTagagaagaaaataagaagTTGCATACAAGAATCATAGAACTCGAATCATCAcagatggagagagagatcaagaatACCGATGAAAATGAAGATAAGAGCAAGAAACTTGACGCTGAACTTTCTCATCAGAAGAAACTGGTCAAGGAACAAGATGATGTTATTAACAG GCTGTCGGGAAAAATCAAGGATCAGGAAAGACTTGTGAAAGAACAGAAAGAGACCATTGACAAGTTCTCCGAAGATCTGAAGCAATCAAAACGCTGGTCACTTGGTTCAAGCCGAGATACGAAGCTGAATCCAAATACCATAGagaagaaaatggaagaaaTAGCTGATGATTTCCGGATGAAGATGGAAGACCATATCAGGATACTGTACAGGAGGATCCATGTAGCTGAACAAATACACTTGGAGAGCAAGAACGAATATATCAAAATACGAGACATTgttcaagaaaacaaagaaactagAGAAAGTTTGCTCTTTTACCAAACCCATTTCAAAAGAATCAAAGAAACTTGGGAAAATGGGTATGCAAAATCGACCGAGAAGCTGGAGGAAGCAGAGGAACACTCTGAGAGAGTTGCTAGGTTAGCAAAAGAGATTGATTCAGCGAAGATTTGGGTGTGTGAGAAGAAGAGCGAGTTAGAAACACTAGCCGCAAAGCTGGAATGCGGAGAGGCTCAAGAGACTTTGTTGAAGGAGAAGTTATCTAAGCTGGAGAAGAAACTTGCGGAAGAAGGAACTGAGAAACTGAGTCTAGCAAAGGTTGTGACCAAATTTGAAGCGAGAATCAAAGAGCTTGAGATCAATGTGAAGGGACGAGAAGTTGAAGTGCTGAGCTTAggggaagagaagagagaagccATAAGACAACTATGTGTTCTTGTGGATTATCAAAGAGATCGATACGATGAACTCAAGAAGTCAGTCTTGAAGGTTTCTCTTAAGACCTAA